One genomic window of Bradyrhizobium sp. B124 includes the following:
- a CDS encoding MerR family transcriptional regulator codes for MDKAPDAFRTISEVADELDIPQHVLRFWETRFAQIKPMKRSGGRRYYRPDDVDLLKGIRRLLYGEGYTIRGVQRILKEHGIKSVQGIADQTAAVSFGAVEEAVGNSMAEPDDLESNDGLDFDGEEGDGDEGGIDYRFVDPDVDPILSTYKAHAHPGKASATPPVRPTVPPVDRERLERALQELVACRQLIDAAMKDG; via the coding sequence TTGGACAAGGCGCCGGATGCGTTCCGTACCATCAGCGAAGTCGCAGATGAGCTCGATATTCCCCAGCATGTGCTGAGATTCTGGGAAACGCGCTTCGCGCAGATCAAGCCGATGAAGCGCAGCGGCGGACGCCGCTATTATCGCCCCGACGACGTCGACCTGCTCAAGGGCATCCGCCGGCTGCTCTACGGCGAGGGCTACACCATCCGCGGCGTGCAGCGGATCCTGAAAGAGCACGGCATCAAGTCTGTGCAGGGCATCGCCGACCAGACCGCCGCCGTCTCGTTCGGCGCGGTCGAGGAGGCGGTCGGCAACAGCATGGCCGAGCCCGACGATCTCGAGAGCAATGACGGCCTCGATTTCGACGGCGAGGAGGGCGACGGCGACGAGGGGGGAATCGACTACCGATTCGTCGATCCCGATGTGGATCCGATCCTGTCGACCTACAAGGCGCACGCCCACCCGGGCAAGGCGTCGGCTACGCCGCCGGTGCGCCCGACCGTTCCGCCAGTCGATCGGGAGCGGCTCGAACGCGCGCTGCAGGAGCTGGTCGCCTGCCGGCAACTGATCGACGCGGCGATGAAGGACGGCTGA
- a CDS encoding recombination protein NinB: MTGRALLVLSSRAIREKAIDWIMRLPPGTRVEFKEPQRTLEQNDRMWAMLTDIARQCTLNGRRWSTDQWKVIFLHELGREAQFIPSLTGSFIPYGQSSSDLGVKEMSDLIESMFAYGAENGVRWSDPKLQENAA; this comes from the coding sequence ATGACAGGCCGCGCCCTCCTCGTCCTCTCGTCCCGCGCGATCCGGGAGAAGGCCATTGACTGGATAATGCGCCTTCCCCCGGGAACGCGCGTCGAGTTCAAGGAGCCGCAGCGCACGCTTGAGCAGAACGACCGCATGTGGGCGATGCTGACCGACATCGCCCGCCAATGCACCCTCAACGGGCGTCGCTGGTCGACCGATCAGTGGAAGGTGATCTTCCTGCATGAGCTGGGCCGCGAAGCGCAATTCATCCCATCGCTAACGGGCAGCTTCATTCCCTACGGGCAATCCAGCTCTGACCTTGGCGTCAAGGAAATGTCCGACCTCATCGAAAGCATGTTCGCATATGGCGCCGAGAACGGCGTTCGCTGGAGCGATCCGAAGTTGCAGGAGAACGCCGCTTGA
- the plsX gene encoding phosphate acyltransferase PlsX, whose amino-acid sequence MPHKVRIALDAMGGDVGASVVIPGAAISLSRHPDSEFLLVGDRALIEPELAKHPALKAVSKVIHTDVAVKNDEKPSQALRRTRRASSMWLAIDAVKHGEADVAVSAGNSGALMAMGSINLRTLPGVDRPALAAAWPTLRGDSVVLDLGASIGGDARHLATLAVMGSAMASVLFNLERPTVGLLNIGSEEIKGHGEIREAAEMLRAMNAPQFNYIGFVEGDAIGKGLADVIVSEGFSGNIALKAAEGTARQMFTLLREAMSSSWLARIGYLFARGAFQKLRDKLDPNKSNGGLLLGLNGVVVKSHGGINAEGFAYAVDVGYEMAHYDLLTKINQMLNRDGGALVKAQTAQEAVS is encoded by the coding sequence ATGCCTCATAAGGTTCGAATCGCGCTTGACGCCATGGGGGGCGATGTCGGCGCATCGGTGGTCATTCCCGGCGCCGCGATCTCGTTGAGCCGTCATCCCGACAGCGAATTTCTGCTGGTCGGAGACCGGGCCCTGATCGAGCCGGAGCTTGCGAAACATCCTGCGCTGAAGGCGGTATCGAAGGTGATCCATACCGACGTCGCGGTGAAGAATGACGAGAAGCCGAGCCAGGCGCTGCGGCGGACCCGCAGGGCGTCGTCGATGTGGCTGGCGATCGATGCGGTGAAGCACGGCGAGGCCGATGTCGCGGTCTCCGCCGGCAACTCAGGCGCGCTGATGGCGATGGGCAGCATCAATCTGCGGACGTTGCCGGGCGTCGACCGCCCGGCGCTCGCTGCGGCGTGGCCGACGCTGCGCGGCGATTCGGTGGTGCTCGATCTCGGAGCCTCGATCGGCGGCGACGCCCGCCATCTGGCGACGCTCGCGGTGATGGGCAGCGCGATGGCGAGCGTGCTGTTCAACCTCGAACGGCCGACCGTCGGCCTGCTCAATATCGGGTCCGAGGAGATCAAGGGTCACGGGGAAATCCGCGAGGCCGCCGAGATGCTGCGCGCGATGAACGCGCCCCAGTTCAACTATATCGGCTTTGTCGAGGGCGATGCGATCGGCAAGGGGCTCGCCGACGTGATCGTGTCGGAAGGCTTCAGCGGCAATATCGCGCTCAAGGCCGCCGAGGGAACCGCGCGCCAGATGTTCACGCTATTGCGCGAGGCGATGTCGTCGAGCTGGCTGGCGCGGATCGGCTATCTGTTTGCCCGCGGCGCGTTCCAGAAGCTGCGCGACAAGCTCGATCCCAACAAGTCGAATGGCGGCCTGCTGCTCGGCCTGAACGGCGTGGTGGTCAAGAGCCATGGCGGTATCAACGCGGAAGGCTTTGCCTATGCGGTGGATGTTGGCTATGAGATGGCCCACTACGATCTCCTCACCAAGATCAATCAGATGCTCAACCGCGATGGCGGCGCCCTGGTAAAGGCGCAGACCGCGCAGGAGGCTGTCTCGTGA
- a CDS encoding lambda exonuclease family protein has translation MQIINVEQNSPEWFAARRGIPTASQFKAILAKGEGKTRRAYMLKLAGEIISGEKMESFSNDYTERGHEFEPILRDLYCFETGAQLERVGFIRNGRVGCSPDSLIGTDGGLEIKSQSPHLLIETILKDEFPPEHKAQVQGTLWVTGRQWWDIAVGYKGMPLFRKRTHRDEKYIQSLATEVDRFNAELDAVVAQIRRHGEAVAA, from the coding sequence GTGCAGATTATCAACGTCGAACAGAATTCCCCCGAGTGGTTCGCGGCGCGCCGCGGCATCCCGACCGCCTCGCAATTCAAGGCAATCTTGGCAAAGGGCGAAGGCAAGACCCGCCGCGCCTACATGCTGAAACTCGCCGGAGAGATCATCAGCGGCGAGAAGATGGAGAGCTTTTCCAACGACTACACCGAGCGCGGGCACGAATTCGAGCCGATCCTGCGCGACCTCTATTGTTTCGAGACCGGCGCGCAACTCGAGCGCGTCGGCTTCATCCGAAACGGCCGCGTCGGTTGCTCGCCGGATAGCCTGATCGGCACCGATGGCGGCTTGGAAATCAAGAGCCAGTCCCCGCACCTGTTGATTGAAACGATCCTCAAGGACGAATTCCCGCCCGAGCACAAGGCCCAGGTGCAGGGAACGCTTTGGGTCACCGGCCGGCAATGGTGGGACATCGCCGTAGGCTACAAGGGCATGCCGCTGTTCCGGAAGCGCACGCACCGGGACGAGAAGTACATCCAGAGCCTCGCGACCGAAGTCGACCGGTTCAACGCCGAGCTTGACGCCGTTGTGGCGCAGATCCGCCGGCATGGCGAGGCGGTGGCGGCATGA
- a CDS encoding DUF6525 family protein, with protein sequence MSNTNAASRVAYEKRTMAYFDRLPRSVRHAVANARFDWTLNKLLRAYERGHASAPELVAAVERMDKEETAKTRFRAWGGEYPIFAGELTHIPLARKPKRKNRR encoded by the coding sequence ATGAGCAACACCAACGCCGCGTCCCGCGTCGCCTACGAAAAGCGGACCATGGCCTACTTCGACCGCTTGCCGCGCTCCGTCCGGCACGCCGTCGCAAATGCCCGGTTCGACTGGACGCTAAACAAGCTGCTCCGCGCGTACGAGCGCGGGCACGCCAGCGCCCCCGAGTTGGTCGCCGCCGTCGAGCGCATGGACAAGGAAGAGACCGCGAAAACGCGGTTTCGCGCATGGGGCGGCGAGTATCCGATTTTCGCGGGCGAACTGACCCACATCCCGCTTGCCCGCAAGCCGAAGAGGAAGAACCGCCGATGA
- a CDS encoding DUF177 domain-containing protein, producing MSGGSTGRPNAARDPWRVLVSVAQIPDTGLHREIVADEATRKAIAEVGELREVVSARAAFDLQPKRDGSCHVTGRVWARVGQTCVVTLDPIENEIDEPIDVLFAPPEQIPEMADLVDDAEQGDEETPDPPEPIVGGFIDIGRLATDALFLGVDPYPRKADAVFEQEVEAPDPENHPFAALKALKEKADGKKPKGS from the coding sequence ATGAGCGGCGGCAGCACAGGGCGGCCCAATGCCGCGCGGGACCCTTGGCGCGTTCTCGTCAGCGTCGCGCAGATCCCGGATACCGGGCTGCATCGCGAGATCGTGGCCGACGAGGCCACGCGCAAGGCGATCGCCGAGGTCGGCGAGTTGCGCGAGGTCGTCTCCGCGCGGGCGGCGTTCGATCTGCAGCCCAAGCGCGACGGCAGCTGCCACGTCACCGGCCGGGTTTGGGCCAGGGTCGGGCAGACCTGCGTGGTGACGCTCGATCCGATCGAGAACGAGATCGACGAGCCGATCGACGTGTTGTTCGCGCCGCCCGAGCAGATCCCCGAGATGGCCGACCTCGTCGACGACGCCGAGCAGGGCGATGAGGAGACGCCGGATCCGCCGGAGCCGATCGTCGGCGGCTTCATCGACATCGGGCGGCTCGCCACCGATGCGCTGTTTCTCGGCGTAGACCCCTATCCGCGCAAGGCGGATGCGGTCTTTGAACAAGAGGTTGAAGCGCCTGATCCGGAAAATCATCCCTTCGCCGCGCTCAAGGCGCTGAAGGAAAAGGCTGACGGCAAGAAGCCCAAGGGAAGTTGA
- a CDS encoding integration host factor subunit alpha — MTTGTGKTVTRVDLCEAVYQKVGLSRTESSAFVELVLKEITDCLEKGETVKLSSFGSFMVRKKGQRIGRNPKTGTEVPISPRRVMVFKPSAILKQRINGHAVTNGDGSKAD, encoded by the coding sequence ATGACCACGGGAACCGGAAAAACAGTGACGCGCGTCGATTTGTGTGAGGCGGTCTACCAAAAGGTAGGTCTGTCGCGCACGGAATCGTCGGCGTTTGTCGAGTTGGTGCTGAAGGAGATCACCGATTGCCTGGAAAAGGGCGAGACGGTGAAGCTGTCCTCATTCGGCTCCTTCATGGTGCGCAAGAAGGGCCAGCGTATCGGGCGCAATCCAAAGACCGGCACCGAGGTGCCGATCTCGCCGCGGCGGGTGATGGTGTTCAAGCCGTCGGCGATCCTGAAGCAGCGGATCAATGGCCATGCCGTCACCAATGGCGACGGCAGCAAGGCCGACTAG
- a CDS encoding S24 family peptidase — translation MKDNDLKPDMRARMAARLAELDRSPITAAANVGLERTYIRDFINGKKASIRSDKHEQVARALDWTVADLLGAGASRIKVAPGFTAALAEPPPTTFVPGNQLVGVRDFPIYAAAQGGEGFMIVHTDVMEWVKRPVILEGVPDSYGVLVVGESMVPAYRPGDMALVHPRRPPERGTDVILYDHDPRTGDAKSMIKHLLGFNDRSFKLEQYNPAKTFTEHRADWPICHQVVGLYKGRR, via the coding sequence ATGAAGGACAATGACTTAAAACCCGATATGCGTGCGCGGATGGCTGCCAGGCTCGCCGAGCTGGACCGCTCGCCTATCACGGCCGCAGCAAATGTCGGGCTCGAACGCACCTACATTCGCGACTTCATCAACGGGAAGAAGGCATCCATTCGCTCGGATAAGCACGAGCAAGTTGCCCGCGCCCTTGATTGGACGGTCGCGGACCTTTTGGGCGCGGGAGCTTCGCGGATCAAGGTCGCGCCAGGGTTTACGGCCGCCCTCGCCGAGCCGCCCCCGACTACCTTTGTCCCCGGCAATCAGCTAGTTGGGGTCCGCGATTTCCCGATCTACGCCGCCGCACAAGGCGGCGAAGGCTTCATGATCGTGCACACTGACGTAATGGAGTGGGTCAAGCGGCCGGTCATCCTAGAAGGCGTGCCGGACAGCTATGGCGTCCTGGTTGTTGGGGAATCGATGGTCCCAGCCTATCGTCCGGGCGATATGGCACTTGTCCACCCTCGCCGGCCACCCGAACGCGGCACCGACGTAATCCTGTACGATCATGACCCGCGCACTGGCGACGCCAAGTCGATGATTAAACACCTCTTGGGCTTCAACGACCGATCGTTCAAACTGGAGCAATACAATCCAGCGAAGACGTTCACTGAGCACCGGGCCGACTGGCCTATCTGTCACCAAGTCGTCGGGCTCTACAAAGGCCGCCGTTGA
- a CDS encoding ubiquinol-cytochrome C chaperone family protein, which translates to MLWPFNHFRRPRVPARSTIEIIYGMIVTQAREPLFYRDLGVPDTVNGRFDLLLMHLWLVLRRLKSAEGGVGLSQALFDHFCIDMDDNLREMGVGDLTVPKRMQAFGEAFYGRTAAYDLALTDSDEALAQSLCKNIFNGQNIDKARELVVYAREAMAVLARADLAALTKGAWRFPAPQAARTTA; encoded by the coding sequence ATGCTTTGGCCGTTCAATCACTTCAGAAGACCCCGGGTGCCCGCGCGCAGCACCATTGAGATCATCTATGGCATGATCGTGACGCAGGCGCGAGAACCGTTGTTTTACCGTGACTTGGGCGTTCCGGACACGGTTAATGGCCGTTTTGACCTGCTTCTGATGCATCTGTGGCTGGTACTGCGGCGATTGAAATCCGCGGAAGGCGGCGTCGGGCTGTCGCAGGCCCTGTTCGATCATTTCTGCATCGACATGGACGACAATCTCAGGGAAATGGGCGTCGGCGACCTCACGGTGCCGAAGCGGATGCAGGCGTTCGGCGAGGCCTTCTACGGCCGCACCGCGGCCTATGATCTGGCGCTGACCGACAGCGACGAGGCCTTGGCCCAGTCGCTATGCAAGAACATCTTCAATGGTCAGAACATCGACAAGGCCCGCGAACTGGTCGTCTATGCCAGAGAAGCGATGGCAGTGCTGGCGCGCGCGGACCTCGCGGCCCTGACCAAGGGGGCATGGCGCTTCCCGGCGCCGCAGGCTGCGAGGACCACGGCATGA
- a CDS encoding tyrosine-type recombinase/integrase: protein MRVRQKPLRLKGIKRTKKRMADGSIKVFLYHRATGLPLDPDRLVETYAEAERKARRAGEKTLTDLIRFFDTSETFNTLSEETRKQYPWKLKRIETKWGTVPEDTFNNQDDADAFAADALAWHQEIGKASRRSADNLMSALCRVLSFAKEKRRIKYHPIPSFERLYKSNRSEQTWAEELQQNFIRTARPAMQTAMILVRNTAMRAIDIRKFPWTRYDGQRVQIRSQKTGKLLWIPATRELRAHLDCLTRTGALVMLTPTGKAYTRRYFNEHWREDADAVGAGELNFHDNRGTAATLLAEAGATAPEIAEALCWTVDKAQRVIDMYLARRGVLAANAIQKLEDYRDKASRDGKEAAN, encoded by the coding sequence ATGCGCGTAAGACAGAAGCCGCTTAGGCTAAAGGGCATCAAGCGCACCAAAAAGCGCATGGCTGACGGTTCGATCAAGGTCTTTCTGTACCACCGCGCCACCGGCCTGCCCCTCGACCCTGACCGCCTCGTTGAAACCTACGCCGAGGCCGAGAGGAAAGCCCGGCGCGCCGGCGAAAAGACGCTGACGGATCTGATCCGCTTTTTCGATACGTCAGAGACGTTCAACACCCTCAGCGAGGAGACCCGGAAACAGTATCCATGGAAGCTCAAAAGGATTGAGACCAAATGGGGCACCGTTCCCGAAGACACGTTCAACAACCAGGATGACGCCGACGCCTTCGCCGCCGACGCGCTCGCGTGGCATCAGGAGATTGGCAAGGCTTCGCGCCGATCAGCCGACAACCTCATGTCGGCACTGTGCCGCGTGCTCAGCTTCGCGAAGGAAAAACGGCGGATCAAATATCATCCGATCCCCTCGTTTGAGCGGCTGTACAAGAGCAACCGTTCCGAACAGACGTGGGCGGAGGAGTTGCAGCAGAATTTTATCCGGACGGCCCGGCCGGCGATGCAAACCGCCATGATCCTGGTCCGCAACACGGCAATGCGGGCGATCGACATCCGGAAATTCCCATGGACGCGCTACGACGGCCAGCGCGTGCAAATCCGCTCCCAGAAAACCGGCAAACTGCTCTGGATCCCCGCCACACGCGAGCTGCGCGCCCATCTGGACTGCCTGACCCGCACCGGCGCCCTGGTGATGCTCACACCCACAGGGAAGGCCTATACACGGCGCTATTTCAATGAGCACTGGCGCGAGGACGCGGACGCGGTTGGTGCAGGTGAGCTCAATTTCCATGACAACCGAGGCACCGCCGCTACGCTGCTGGCGGAGGCCGGCGCGACAGCGCCCGAGATCGCCGAGGCGCTTTGCTGGACGGTCGACAAGGCGCAGCGCGTGATTGACATGTACCTTGCTCGTCGCGGCGTGCTTGCGGCCAATGCAATCCAGAAGCTGGAGGACTACCGAGACAAGGCGAGCCGGGATGGAAAAGAGGCCGCCAACTGA
- a CDS encoding HNH endonuclease signature motif containing protein → MSRTVAEWIGKTDDSRPPPHVRLRIFESFGGICHFSGIKIRPGDHWDVDHVKALINGGENRESNMAPILRGKPHKEKTAQDVAEKSRNYRKRAKHVGALPPSRQKIQSRSFAKAPARRTASSPIEKWRGY, encoded by the coding sequence ATGAGCCGCACCGTCGCCGAGTGGATCGGGAAAACCGACGACAGCCGGCCGCCGCCGCATGTCCGCCTGCGCATTTTCGAGAGCTTCGGCGGCATCTGCCATTTTTCCGGCATCAAGATCCGGCCCGGCGACCATTGGGACGTCGACCACGTTAAGGCGCTCATCAACGGCGGCGAGAACCGCGAAAGCAATATGGCGCCGATCCTGCGCGGGAAACCGCACAAGGAGAAAACGGCCCAGGACGTCGCCGAGAAATCCCGGAACTACCGAAAGCGGGCAAAGCACGTCGGCGCACTCCCGCCGTCGCGTCAGAAGATCCAGAGCCGCAGTTTCGCAAAGGCGCCGGCCAGGCGCACCGCATCATCACCGATCGAAAAATGGAGGGGATATTGA
- a CDS encoding beta-ketoacyl-ACP synthase III, producing the protein MTAIRSVVLGCGSYLPERVLTNAELASRIDTSDDWIVQRTGISERHIAADDEFTSHLAINAARAALADAKIDAQSIDLIVLATSTPDNTFPATAVAVQHALGINHGVAFDLQAVCSGFVFALTTADNFLRAGAHKRALVIGAETFSRILDWNDRGTCVLFGDGAGAVVLEAQQHSGTTDDPGVLTTHLRSDGRHKSKLFVDGGPGSTRTVGHLRMEGREVFKHAVGMITDVIVDAFNATGFTADDINWFIPHQANKRIIDASAHKLHIAPQKVVLTVDKHGNTSAASIPLALSVAVRDGRVKKGDLVLFEAMGGGFTWGSALVRW; encoded by the coding sequence GTGACTGCGATACGTTCGGTAGTGCTCGGCTGCGGCTCATATCTGCCGGAGCGGGTTTTGACCAATGCCGAACTGGCGAGCCGAATCGACACGTCCGATGACTGGATCGTGCAGCGCACCGGCATCAGCGAGCGGCACATCGCCGCCGATGACGAGTTCACCTCGCATCTCGCGATCAACGCGGCGCGCGCCGCGCTCGCCGATGCCAAGATCGACGCCCAGTCGATCGACCTGATCGTGCTGGCGACCTCGACGCCCGACAACACGTTTCCGGCGACCGCGGTCGCGGTCCAGCACGCGCTCGGCATCAACCACGGCGTCGCGTTTGATCTGCAGGCGGTGTGCTCCGGCTTCGTCTTTGCGCTGACCACCGCGGACAATTTCCTGCGCGCCGGGGCCCACAAGCGGGCCCTAGTGATCGGCGCCGAAACCTTCTCGCGTATCCTCGACTGGAACGACCGCGGTACCTGCGTGCTGTTCGGCGATGGCGCCGGCGCGGTGGTGCTGGAAGCGCAGCAGCATTCCGGCACGACGGACGATCCCGGCGTGCTGACGACGCATCTGCGCTCGGACGGACGTCACAAGTCGAAGTTGTTCGTCGATGGCGGTCCCGGCTCGACCAGGACAGTAGGCCATCTTCGGATGGAGGGCCGCGAGGTATTCAAGCACGCCGTCGGCATGATCACCGATGTGATCGTCGATGCGTTCAATGCCACCGGCTTTACCGCCGACGACATCAACTGGTTCATTCCGCACCAGGCCAACAAGCGAATCATCGATGCCTCGGCCCACAAGCTGCATATTGCGCCGCAGAAGGTGGTCTTGACAGTCGACAAGCACGGCAACACCTCGGCGGCCTCGATCCCGCTCGCGCTATCGGTTGCCGTGAGGGACGGACGCGTCAAGAAGGGCGATCTGGTGCTGTTCGAGGCGATGGGCGGCGGCTTCACCTGGGGTTCGGCGCTCGTGCGCTGGTAG
- a CDS encoding tripartite tricarboxylate transporter substrate binding protein yields MRAKRFSRRTVLSGAAALSAAAILPRASLGAGDWRPSETVRIIVPAAAGGSTDVMGRLLAAHLQPLWGQSVVVENRSGAGGTIGTAEVARSKGDGHTILIGNPGPNAIAFSIFRNLTYKADQLQAVSNMIRIPNIVSAHPSTGIKSIPELIAYLKKNPDKLTYGSSGTGQSPHLTGAWFLQLTGLKMTHVPFRGAGPALQAGLAGDIQILFDNLYPSLPQVQDGKLNGLCVTTAERSESAPNLPVMREGAPELAKFDVASWFGVFLPKTAPAPAVDELNRQIKAMLERDDVKKNIAGMGARADYGTPQQFSDFVSAETTKFAGIIEKEGLQMEVK; encoded by the coding sequence GTGAGAGCCAAGAGATTTTCCCGTCGTACGGTATTGTCGGGTGCGGCCGCATTGTCGGCGGCGGCGATCCTGCCGCGTGCCAGTCTCGGTGCCGGCGACTGGCGGCCGTCCGAGACGGTCCGGATCATCGTGCCTGCGGCGGCCGGCGGCTCGACCGACGTGATGGGGCGGCTGCTGGCGGCGCATTTGCAGCCGCTCTGGGGCCAGTCGGTCGTCGTCGAGAATCGCTCAGGCGCCGGCGGCACCATCGGCACCGCGGAGGTCGCGCGCAGCAAGGGCGACGGCCACACCATCCTGATCGGCAATCCCGGCCCCAATGCGATCGCCTTCAGCATCTTCCGGAACCTGACCTACAAGGCCGACCAGCTACAGGCGGTCTCCAACATGATCCGGATCCCGAACATCGTCTCGGCGCATCCATCGACCGGCATCAAATCGATCCCCGAATTGATCGCGTACCTCAAGAAGAACCCCGACAAGCTAACCTACGGCTCGTCCGGCACCGGGCAGAGCCCTCACCTCACCGGCGCCTGGTTCCTGCAACTCACCGGGCTGAAGATGACGCATGTGCCGTTCCGCGGCGCCGGCCCAGCGCTGCAGGCCGGGCTCGCCGGCGACATCCAGATCCTGTTCGACAATCTCTATCCGTCGCTGCCGCAGGTGCAGGACGGCAAGCTCAACGGGCTCTGCGTCACCACGGCCGAGCGCAGCGAGTCCGCGCCCAATCTGCCTGTGATGCGCGAGGGTGCGCCGGAGCTTGCCAAGTTCGACGTCGCCTCCTGGTTCGGCGTGTTCCTGCCGAAGACGGCGCCGGCGCCCGCGGTCGACGAGCTGAACCGTCAGATCAAGGCGATGCTGGAGCGCGACGACGTCAAGAAGAACATTGCCGGCATGGGCGCGCGCGCCGACTACGGCACGCCGCAGCAATTCTCCGATTTCGTCAGCGCGGAGACCACGAAGTTCGCCGGCATCATCGAGAAGGAAGGCTTGCAGATGGAGGTCAAGTAA
- a CDS encoding outer membrane protein assembly factor BamE, whose translation MNHTLPRQSRTASARGFFTRFRAFAVVGLFCAAALGGCAGEQFQKGYILPDGALEQIPIGASQDQVLIVLGTPSTVATLDGEVFYYISQRTSRPVAFMNQRVVDQRVIAVYFDKNRQVRRLANYGLKDGKIFDFVSRTTPTSGQEMSYLTPLFKLLSFN comes from the coding sequence ATGAACCACACTCTTCCAAGACAGTCTCGCACGGCTTCCGCGCGCGGGTTCTTCACGCGCTTCCGCGCCTTCGCGGTCGTTGGTCTGTTCTGCGCTGCCGCGCTCGGCGGCTGCGCCGGCGAGCAATTCCAGAAGGGCTACATCCTGCCCGACGGAGCGCTCGAGCAGATTCCGATCGGCGCGAGCCAGGATCAGGTGCTGATCGTGCTCGGCACGCCCTCGACGGTCGCAACCCTCGACGGCGAGGTGTTTTACTACATCTCGCAGCGGACCTCGCGCCCGGTCGCCTTCATGAACCAGCGCGTGGTCGACCAGCGCGTCATCGCGGTCTATTTCGACAAGAACCGCCAGGTGCGCCGGCTCGCCAATTACGGCCTGAAGGACGGCAAGATCTTCGACTTCGTCAGCCGGACCACGCCGACGTCGGGCCAGGAAATGTCCTACCTGACACCGCTCTTCAAGCTGCTGAGCTTCAACTAG
- a CDS encoding ERF family protein has product MSAEPLPNENIKPLTVRRPRAVAPAAAPTSPMDIVRAALATGDVELYREAVVLAKEMDALAARKAFDVAMADAKAEIPVIKKNRRVGFDHKSGGDRTEYSHEDMAEIARTVDPILSRYGLSYRFRVSSEINAPVRVTCVVSHRDGHFEETTLTGGRDDSGKKNAIQQVGSTITYLQRYTLKAALGLAASADDDGRASEQPAEEATYTPPPGSISADQVAFIRDELEAKGASETAFLGWAKQKRIEDIPATHFGACVNALAKFRKA; this is encoded by the coding sequence ATGTCCGCCGAACCGCTCCCCAACGAGAATATCAAGCCGCTCACCGTCCGGCGCCCGCGCGCCGTTGCGCCCGCCGCCGCGCCCACAAGCCCGATGGACATTGTTCGCGCCGCGCTCGCGACCGGTGACGTAGAGCTCTACCGCGAGGCCGTCGTGCTCGCGAAGGAAATGGACGCCCTCGCCGCCCGCAAGGCGTTTGACGTCGCGATGGCCGACGCGAAGGCCGAAATCCCGGTCATCAAGAAGAACCGCCGGGTTGGCTTCGATCACAAGAGCGGCGGCGACCGCACCGAGTACAGCCATGAGGATATGGCCGAGATCGCGCGCACCGTCGACCCGATCTTGAGCCGGTACGGCCTTTCCTATCGGTTCCGGGTTTCGTCGGAGATCAACGCGCCGGTCCGCGTCACTTGCGTTGTGTCGCACCGTGACGGGCATTTTGAGGAAACCACCCTCACCGGCGGACGCGACGACAGCGGCAAGAAGAACGCTATCCAGCAGGTGGGATCAACCATCACCTATTTGCAGCGGTACACGCTCAAAGCCGCCCTTGGCCTCGCAGCGTCCGCTGACGACGACGGCCGCGCCAGCGAGCAGCCCGCCGAGGAAGCCACTTACACGCCGCCGCCCGGCTCAATCAGCGCCGACCAGGTCGCATTCATCCGGGACGAGCTGGAAGCCAAGGGCGCCAGCGAAACCGCATTCCTTGGCTGGGCCAAGCAGAAGCGGATTGAGGACATCCCCGCAACCCACTTCGGCGCCTGCGTCAATGCGCTCGCCAAATTCCGGAAGGCCTGA